AATAGCTTGACCGGCCATCGCAAGCCCGTAGCCGATATCGACACGATCATCAGCGCCCAGGCGCAGGAACTGTCGGAGAAGCTGCAGGAGCACCGGTTGGAGCTCTTCCCACCCGCTGCGGAAAAGCCGATGCGGGCGTTCCAGGCCGCCGAGGTCGCCAAGCTGCTGGGCGTCAAAAGCGGCTACCTGCGCAACCTGTCGCTCGAGGGCAAAGGCCCGGCGCCCAGCGTCACACCATCCGGCCGTCGGTCCTACAGCGCCGCGCAGATCCAGCAGCTGCGGGCCTATCTGGAAGAAACCGGCCGGGCCAGCCGCCGCTACGTTCCGCACCGACGCGGGCTGGAACACATTCAGGTCGTGGCTGTGGTTAACTTCAAGGGCGGCAGTGGCAAGACCACCACCACGGCGCACCTTGCCCAACACCTCGCGCTGACCGGACACCGGGTCCTGGCGGTCGATCTCGACCCCCAGGCCAGCCTGTCGGCACTGCACGGCTTCCAACCCGAATTCGACCTCGGCCCCAACGAGACGCTCTACGCTGCGCTGCGATACGACGATGAAGCGCGGCCGCTGCGGGAGCTGATCCGCCACACCAACTTCCCCGGGCTCGACATCGTTCCCGCCAATATCGAGCTGATGGAGTTCGAATACGACACGCCGCGCGTCCTCGCCTCGCATGAGGGCGGCGCCACGGGGCGGGATTTCTTTGCGCGGCTGGATGGCGCATTGGCGACGGTGGCTGACGACTACGACGTGGTGGTGATCGACTGTCCGCCGCAGCTTGGCTACCTCACCATGGCGGCGCTCTGCACGGCCACGTCGGTGTTGATCCCGGTGCATCCGCAGATGCTCGATGTCATGTCCATGTGCCAGTTCCTGTTGATGCTGGGGGACGTACTCGGGCACCTCAAGGCTGCCGGCAGCCAACTACGCTATGACTGGCTGCGCTACCTCGTCACGCGCTACGAGCCCAGCGACGGGCCGCAAACCCAGATGGTGGCCTTCATGCGCTCGCTGTTCGGCGGTCATGTGCTGACCCACCCGATGCTGAAGAGCGTCGCGATTTCCGACGCCGGCATCACCAAGCAAACGCTCTACGAAGTGGAGCGCCGCCTGTTCACGCCCGCCACCTATGACCGCGCCATGGAATGCCTCGATGCCGTCAATGGGGAGGTCGAGCAATTGATCCATGCAGCCTGGGGACGTAGCTGATGGCCCGCAAAAACCTGCTCGCCAGCCTGACATTGCCAAAGTTGACGGCCGTCAACTCCGAGCCGGCACCCCGAGCGGCGCCCTTGCCCTTCACCAGCCGAGGCGCGGTGGGTGCAGTCACCCGCAGCATTGACGACCTCGCCAGCAAGGCCAACGCCGCTAAGGCTCTGGAAGCGCGGCTGGTATCCGGCCAGGTGGTGGTGGAGCTCAACGCGGCCGATGTGGACGCGTCCTTCATCGCCGACCGCATGTCGCAGGATGACGAGGATTACCGGGTGTTGCGCGACAGCATCGCGCAGGGCGGGCAGGGGTCGCCGATCCTGGTGCGGCCGCATCCTTCCGCACCGGGCAGGTTCCAGGTGGCCTTTGGGCACCGGCGGTTGCGCGCGGCTGCCGACCTCGGCCTGCCAGTACGCGCCGTGGTGCGGGACCTGTCGGACCGTGACCTAGTGCTGGCGCAGGGGCAGGAAAACAGCGCCCGCGCCAACCTGTCCTTCATCGAGCGCGCCCGCTTCGCCCACCGGTTGGAGGAGGGCGGCTATGACCGCGAAACCATCATGCAGGCGCTCAGCACCGACAAGACCACGGTGTCCCGCCTGATCACCGTGGTGCAGCGTATCCCGGCCGGGGTGATCGACGCGATCGGGCCTGCGCCCGCAACGGGTCGCGACCGTTGGACCGAACTTGCCGCGCTGTTCCAGCAGGGCAGGCCGCCCCGCGACGTGGTGCAACGCCTCGCGGCCAAGAGCTTCCGCATGGCGGATTCCGATGCACGCTTCCAGCAGGTCTTCGCCTGGGCGACCGGGCCGCGAGGGGCAGGGGAGGAGCCGCGGATCGCACGGCAGCCAGCGCGAGTCTGGGCGCATTCCAGTGGCGCCCAGGTGGTCCGGGTTACGGGCACGGACCGTGCCACGCTGCTCAGCATCGACACGGCGGTGGCCCCCGGCTTCGACAGCTTTCTGCTCGATCAGATGGAGGAGCTGTATTCGCGCTTCCTGTCCGAGGGTGCCCGAAAGCCGCGCCCTCGGCGCTAGCCATCGCCCCGGCCCCTGTGAAGCCAGGGAGGCGGCACCACATCTGGGAATGATGGCCGCCATTCCACTTGATATCGCCCGCATCTACCTGGAGCCTGCAGTGCCCGACCATGCGCGTGGTCGGGAAATTTTGGCACGATTTCCGAATGCGGAACGCATCCCCGTCGAATCGCATTGGCGCATTCCGGAACTGCGCGATGCGGACCCCGGCGATTACCTGTCCTCCAAACGGCAATCCCTGGTGCTGGGCGTCAAAAAGGGGCTGACCTTCCGCCCCAATGGCCGCAGTGCGGACTTTATCGCTCCGTCCTCCTCGAACGGCTGCGCCATGGCCTGTGCCTATTGCTATGTCGCGCGGCGCAAGGGGCATTCCAATCCCGTCAGCGTCTTCGTCAACATCGATGCGATCCTGGCAGCCACTGCCCGCCATGCTGCGCGGCAAGGGCCGAAGACGGTGCCGGATCAAGTGGACCCCGCCGCCTGGGTCTATGACCTCGGCGAGAACGGCGACCTCTCGGTGGATGCCGGGATTTCGGACAATGTCCGGGACATGGTGGCGCTGTTCCGCACGCTGCCCAATGCCAAGGGCAGCTTCGCCACCAAATGGGTCAATCCGTCATTGCTCGATTACGATCCACAGGGCCGCACGCGCGTTCGCATGTCGCTCATGCCGCCAGCACTGGCCAAGCTTTTAGACGTGCGCACCGCGCCGGTAGCCGAGCGCATCGCCGCCATCCCTGACCTGCATCGCGCCGGCTACGAGGTGCATCTGAACTTCTCGCCCGTCGTGATGCGGGAGGGCTGGGAAGCGGAATGGGGCGCGCTGTTCGATGAACTGGACGACGTCCTGCCCACGCCTATCAAAGATCAACTCGCGGCTGAGATCATCATGCTGACGCATAACGAGGGACTGCACGAGGTAAACCTCGCCTGGCACCCCAGGGCGGAAGACATCCTGTGGCGGCCTGATATCCAGGAGCGCAAGGTATCGGAAGGCGGCGGTGTGAACCTGCGCTACCGCAGGGGCTGGAAGGGCACATGGCTCGCGCGGTTTCAGGCGCTGCTGGCGGCACGGATGCCTTATTGCCGGGTGCGCTATGCTTTCTGACGCCATGGAGGCAACGTACCGCCCGCACCCCCTATGGCGGCCGAAGCGCGTGCTGATCACGCCCGCCGCGCTGTCCTGGCCACAGGGCGCGGCGATGGCGGAACGCGCGGCGGCTCTGGGGGCTGAGGTGGTGCAGCTCAAGGCCGACCGCCTGTCGGGCCTGCCGGACAACTATCGCGACAGCAAGACCACCATGGCGGTGGTGGTCGCTTCGCCCAGCCGGCGGCGGCCGCAGCCGATCCCGCCTTCGGCCGATTGGCGGTTCGATCTGGCGGAAGGCTGTCCGGCGCATTGCAGCTATTGCTACCTCGCTGGCTCGTTAGCTGGTCCGCCCATCATCCGCGCCTATGCCAACCTGCCGGAGATCCTGGCCACGCTGCCGCCGCTGCTGGGCGAGGGGCAGGTGACCTCTCGCAACGCCGCCCGTGCCGGCGAGGGCACCACCTATGAGGGATCCTGCTACACGGATCCGCTGGGCATCGAGCACATCACTGGCAGCCTCGCCGAGACCATCCGCTTTTTCGGTGCCTGGGATGCGGCGGTACAGCTGCGTTTCACCACCAAGTACGACACTATCGGGCCGTTGCTGGCGCTGCCGCACAACCGGCGCACGCGCATTCGCTTCTCGATCAATGCGCGCGGCACCGCGCGGTTCGAAGGCGGGGCGCCGCGCGTCGCCAATCGGCTTGCCGCCATGCGCCAAGCAGCGCTGGCGGGCTTTCGCATCGGTCTGACGGTCGCGCCCATTCTCAACCTGCCGGACTGGCGCGAGGCTTACGACCTTCTGCTGGCTGATTGCGCAGCGGCCCTTGCCGGCGTGCCGGACCCGGACCTGACGGTGGAACTGATTACCCACCGCTTTACCGAAGGCTCCCAGAAGGTGCTGGAGGGCTGGTACCCGGGCAGCGAGCTGGAAATGGACCCTACGCAGCGCACCCGCAAGCTGACCAAATTCGGCTCGGCCAAGTACGTGTTTCCAAAGCCGCTGATGACGGAACTGCGCGCGAGCCTGGAAGCCAGCGTATCCCGGCATCTGCCAGACGCGCGGGTCCTCTATTTCACCTGAGGGCGCGCGGCCGTCAGCACGGCAAAGGGAATGGCGAGTACCAGGCCCGCCGCGGCCGGCAGTCCCAGCAGCAACGCGAAGCCTGAGCCACTGCTGAACAACAATCCCAGAACCAGCAGCCCCGCCAAAGAGTGCGGCCACAACAGCGTCGCCGCCTCACGCCAGGGCACCGGGGTTTCGGCCCGTCGCTGCGCCGGCCAGCCATCCTGAGACAGCCCTAGCAAGTGCGACAA
This genomic interval from Roseomonas haemaphysalidis contains the following:
- the repA gene encoding plasmid partitioning protein RepA, with the protein product MTGHRKPVADIDTIISAQAQELSEKLQEHRLELFPPAAEKPMRAFQAAEVAKLLGVKSGYLRNLSLEGKGPAPSVTPSGRRSYSAAQIQQLRAYLEETGRASRRYVPHRRGLEHIQVVAVVNFKGGSGKTTTTAHLAQHLALTGHRVLAVDLDPQASLSALHGFQPEFDLGPNETLYAALRYDDEARPLRELIRHTNFPGLDIVPANIELMEFEYDTPRVLASHEGGATGRDFFARLDGALATVADDYDVVVIDCPPQLGYLTMAALCTATSVLIPVHPQMLDVMSMCQFLLMLGDVLGHLKAAGSQLRYDWLRYLVTRYEPSDGPQTQMVAFMRSLFGGHVLTHPMLKSVAISDAGITKQTLYEVERRLFTPATYDRAMECLDAVNGEVEQLIHAAWGRS
- the repB gene encoding plasmid partitioning protein RepB; protein product: MARKNLLASLTLPKLTAVNSEPAPRAAPLPFTSRGAVGAVTRSIDDLASKANAAKALEARLVSGQVVVELNAADVDASFIADRMSQDDEDYRVLRDSIAQGGQGSPILVRPHPSAPGRFQVAFGHRRLRAAADLGLPVRAVVRDLSDRDLVLAQGQENSARANLSFIERARFAHRLEEGGYDRETIMQALSTDKTTVSRLITVVQRIPAGVIDAIGPAPATGRDRWTELAALFQQGRPPRDVVQRLAAKSFRMADSDARFQQVFAWATGPRGAGEEPRIARQPARVWAHSSGAQVVRVTGTDRATLLSIDTAVAPGFDSFLLDQMEELYSRFLSEGARKPRPRR
- a CDS encoding spore photoproduct lyase family protein, yielding MAAIPLDIARIYLEPAVPDHARGREILARFPNAERIPVESHWRIPELRDADPGDYLSSKRQSLVLGVKKGLTFRPNGRSADFIAPSSSNGCAMACAYCYVARRKGHSNPVSVFVNIDAILAATARHAARQGPKTVPDQVDPAAWVYDLGENGDLSVDAGISDNVRDMVALFRTLPNAKGSFATKWVNPSLLDYDPQGRTRVRMSLMPPALAKLLDVRTAPVAERIAAIPDLHRAGYEVHLNFSPVVMREGWEAEWGALFDELDDVLPTPIKDQLAAEIIMLTHNEGLHEVNLAWHPRAEDILWRPDIQERKVSEGGGVNLRYRRGWKGTWLARFQALLAARMPYCRVRYAF
- a CDS encoding SPL family radical SAM protein; its protein translation is MLSDAMEATYRPHPLWRPKRVLITPAALSWPQGAAMAERAAALGAEVVQLKADRLSGLPDNYRDSKTTMAVVVASPSRRRPQPIPPSADWRFDLAEGCPAHCSYCYLAGSLAGPPIIRAYANLPEILATLPPLLGEGQVTSRNAARAGEGTTYEGSCYTDPLGIEHITGSLAETIRFFGAWDAAVQLRFTTKYDTIGPLLALPHNRRTRIRFSINARGTARFEGGAPRVANRLAAMRQAALAGFRIGLTVAPILNLPDWREAYDLLLADCAAALAGVPDPDLTVELITHRFTEGSQKVLEGWYPGSELEMDPTQRTRKLTKFGSAKYVFPKPLMTELRASLEASVSRHLPDARVLYFT